A section of the Castanea sativa cultivar Marrone di Chiusa Pesio chromosome 12, ASM4071231v1 genome encodes:
- the LOC142619338 gene encoding uncharacterized protein LOC142619338 isoform X2 — translation MENERDAEDAIRRLDRTEFGRKGRRLRVEWTKHERGIRRPGGSRKSSANTRPSKTLFVINFDTHHTRTRDLERHFEPYGKIVSVRIRRNFAFVQYESQEDACRALDGTNMSKLLDRVISVEYAVRDDDDERRNGYSPDRRSRDRSLERGRDRRRSPSPYRRERGSPDYGRGASPYRKERGSPDYGRGGSPSPYRRERASPDYGRTRSRSPYQRDRVGSDRRRGPSRSPYQPERVSADVARGPSRSPYGREKASPDNGRGPSRSPYERERESPNNGRGLSRSPYGRERASPEDGRVPSQSPYDGRERASPDNGREVSPMPEPRDSPNFGGGPESPMHERYRSRSPPGEE, via the exons ATGGAAAACGAGAGAGATGCTGAGGATGCTATTCGGAGACTTGATCGAACAGAATTTGGTCGTAAGGGACGTAGGCTTCGTGTTGAATGGACAAAA CATGAGCGTGGTATTAGAAGGCCTGGAGGTTCCAGAAAATCTTCAGCTAATACAAGGCCTTCAAAGACCTTGTTTGTTATTAATTTCGACACACATCATACTAGGACTAGGGACTTGGAGAGGCACTTTGAACCATATGGGAAGATAGTGAGTGTAAGGATTAGAAGGAACTTTGCATTTGTTCAGTATGAATCACAGGAGGATGCTTGTAGAGCATTGGATGGAACAAACATGAG CAAGTTGTTGGATCGAGTTATTTCAGTGGAGTACGCAGTTCGGGATGACGATGATGAAAGAAGAAATGGATATAGTCCTGATAGAAGAAGTCGAGATAGGTCATTGGAGAGAGGCCGTGATAGAAGGCGATCCCCAAGCCCCTATCGAAGGGAGAGGGGCAGCCCTGACTATGGCCGTGGTGCTAGTCCATATAGGAAAGAGAGGGGAAGCCCTGATTATGGCCGTGGGGGCAGCCCAAGTCCCTATAGGAGAGAGAGGGCTAGCCCTGATTATGGTCGGACACGCAGTCGTAGTCCTTACCAAAGAGATAGGGTTGGGTCTGATCGTCGCCGTGGTCCTAGCCGTAGTCCTTACCAACCAGAAAGGGTGAGTGCTGATGTTGCTCGTGGCCCCAGCCGTAGTCCTTATGGAAGAGAGAAGGCAAGCCCTGACAATGGTCGTGGCCCCAGCCGTAGTCCTTATGAAAGGGAGAGGGAAAGCCCTAACAATGGTCGTGGCCTCAGCCGCAGTCCTTATGGTAGAGAGAGGGCTAGTCCTGAAGATGGTCGTGTTCCCAGCCAAAGCCCTTATGAtggaagagagagagctagCCCTGACAATGGTCGTGAAGTCAGCCCCATGCCCGAACCCAGGGACAGCCCTAATTTTGGTGGTGGTCCAGAAAGCCCTATGCATGAGAGATATCGCAG TCGATCACCCCCAGGAGAGGAATGA
- the LOC142619338 gene encoding serine/arginine-rich splicing factor RS41 isoform X1 has product MRPIFCGNFEYDARQSDLERLFGRYGKVERVDMKSGFAFIYMENERDAEDAIRRLDRTEFGRKGRRLRVEWTKHERGIRRPGGSRKSSANTRPSKTLFVINFDTHHTRTRDLERHFEPYGKIVSVRIRRNFAFVQYESQEDACRALDGTNMSKLLDRVISVEYAVRDDDDERRNGYSPDRRSRDRSLERGRDRRRSPSPYRRERGSPDYGRGASPYRKERGSPDYGRGGSPSPYRRERASPDYGRTRSRSPYQRDRVGSDRRRGPSRSPYQPERVSADVARGPSRSPYGREKASPDNGRGPSRSPYERERESPNNGRGLSRSPYGRERASPEDGRVPSQSPYDGRERASPDNGREVSPMPEPRDSPNFGGGPESPMHERYRSRSPPGEE; this is encoded by the exons ATGAGGCCCATATTCTGTGGAAATTTTGAGTATGACGCACGGCAGTCTGATCTGGAAAGGCTTTTTGGTAGATATGGGAAGGTTGAGAGGGTGGATATGAAGTCTG GATTCGCTTTTATCTATATGGAAAACGAGAGAGATGCTGAGGATGCTATTCGGAGACTTGATCGAACAGAATTTGGTCGTAAGGGACGTAGGCTTCGTGTTGAATGGACAAAA CATGAGCGTGGTATTAGAAGGCCTGGAGGTTCCAGAAAATCTTCAGCTAATACAAGGCCTTCAAAGACCTTGTTTGTTATTAATTTCGACACACATCATACTAGGACTAGGGACTTGGAGAGGCACTTTGAACCATATGGGAAGATAGTGAGTGTAAGGATTAGAAGGAACTTTGCATTTGTTCAGTATGAATCACAGGAGGATGCTTGTAGAGCATTGGATGGAACAAACATGAG CAAGTTGTTGGATCGAGTTATTTCAGTGGAGTACGCAGTTCGGGATGACGATGATGAAAGAAGAAATGGATATAGTCCTGATAGAAGAAGTCGAGATAGGTCATTGGAGAGAGGCCGTGATAGAAGGCGATCCCCAAGCCCCTATCGAAGGGAGAGGGGCAGCCCTGACTATGGCCGTGGTGCTAGTCCATATAGGAAAGAGAGGGGAAGCCCTGATTATGGCCGTGGGGGCAGCCCAAGTCCCTATAGGAGAGAGAGGGCTAGCCCTGATTATGGTCGGACACGCAGTCGTAGTCCTTACCAAAGAGATAGGGTTGGGTCTGATCGTCGCCGTGGTCCTAGCCGTAGTCCTTACCAACCAGAAAGGGTGAGTGCTGATGTTGCTCGTGGCCCCAGCCGTAGTCCTTATGGAAGAGAGAAGGCAAGCCCTGACAATGGTCGTGGCCCCAGCCGTAGTCCTTATGAAAGGGAGAGGGAAAGCCCTAACAATGGTCGTGGCCTCAGCCGCAGTCCTTATGGTAGAGAGAGGGCTAGTCCTGAAGATGGTCGTGTTCCCAGCCAAAGCCCTTATGAtggaagagagagagctagCCCTGACAATGGTCGTGAAGTCAGCCCCATGCCCGAACCCAGGGACAGCCCTAATTTTGGTGGTGGTCCAGAAAGCCCTATGCATGAGAGATATCGCAG TCGATCACCCCCAGGAGAGGAATGA